The genome window CCCGATCTCGATTGGCCTTATGTGGTCGCCCGCAATGAGATCAACTACCGGGCTCCCATAGAGCATATTCAGCCTGTGGATATTTTTGTGACAGTAAGTCGTCTTGGCAATAGCAGCCTCACGCTCTCCTTTAAAATGTATCGGGAAGATGGAGAACTGGCCGCAGATGGCATCACGGTCATTGTAAGAGTGGATCCTCAAACGCGCCGCCCACGCCCATGGTCAGAGAAGTTCCGCTCGCTCATCGCCCCTTATTGCGCGGATGCGAAGAGCGAATAAGACCGGTCACGTTTGCAAAGGGTCTACTCGCGGGGTGAGATGATGATGCGCCGGTCTGGCTCCTCGCCTTCGCTATAGGTACGCACATCGGGGTCATCGGCAAGCGCTTTATGGATAATACGGCGTTCGTGAGGAGGAAGCGGCTCCAGCTCCGCCTCCTGATTCATCGCTTTCACCTCTTGGGCCAGCTCCAGCGCGCGAGCGCGCAACGCGGCTGCCCGCCGTTCCCGATAGCCATCCGCATCGAGCACGAGCCGTAGCTCACCGTGAACGCGGCGGACGAGAATGTTATTGGCTATAAACTGAAGCGCGTCCAGCGATTTTCCCGCATGCCCCCAATATCGTTGGGCATCCTCACCTACAAGCTCCACATAAAAGTAACACCCTTGCATCTCACGTCCCACCGGACGCACATCATGCGGCAGCCGATCGCATATCTCGTTCATGAGCTGTAGGGCGATCCGCTGCTGTTCGCTCAGAGTTTCGCTATCTATAGGGTTGCTCATTTGCTTCGACTCTCTCCTTAATTGAGTTAGCAAACGGACACTATCTCTTCTTACGACGTGGACGCGGAGCAGGTCGTGCGCTTGACGAACGCGATGGTGAGGAACTGGCGGATGGAGATGCGCTGGTTGACGATACAGGGGAAGATTGGCCATCGCGCTCGCCCCCTTTTCCGTTCTCCCACGTCACTTTCAACGTAACGGCCCCGTTTCCCGCGGTAGCCTGCGCCAACTTCGTGGGGCGGTAGATGTAGTAGTACTGTTGGGCCGCAGAGATCAGGTTTAGTACTAGCCAGTAGAGCAAGAACGCAGAAGACCATCCCTCCTGATAGAAAAAGTAGATCATGATAAAGGTCATGATAAGCGAGCTTGTCTGCTGTTGCTGAGCCATCTGCGGATCGCTTACGGGGGTGAGCTTAATAGAGAGATACATGCTTGCCGCATAGATCAGCAGCAGCGGCACATCCATCTCCGCAAGATTATGGGCTACGATGCCGGGAAACCGGTCGGCCAAATGGCTGCCAATCCATAAGAAATGCCCGTTCGCAAAATGAATCTCATAGGCACGAATCCATTCAAACATGAGGATCAGGAGTGGATACTGGATGAGCATGGGAAGACACGAGGCAAACTGGTTTACGCCATGCTCCTTGTAGGCCTCCTGCACCTTACGGAACATCACCTGCGGTTCGTCTTTATAGCGCGCCTGTATCTCACGAATGATGGGCTGCATGCGTTGCATCTCGCGCTGATTGGCGTAGATACGCAGCATGAGCGGAAATGTAAGCGCTCGCACAATGATGGCCAACAAAACAAGAGCGAACCAGTAGCTGAAGTCAGGGTTTCGACCCGTTATCGCGACCAGAGCATCTATGAACTTATAGCCTAGACTGTGCGAGTTACGCCGATCTATGCGCTCGTCAACAACCTTCAATAACTGGTCTACTTGCGGGTTTTGAGCGACTTTCGTGTTGGCGAAAGAGCGCTTTAGCTCAATAAGCGCTTGCCGTGCTAGCAGGTCACCTTGGGCATGCTTTGCATCTAGCTCATGAAGGGCTTCAGGGGTTAGGTGCTCAGGGTCAGCGGCATGAATTTGAGCCGGAGTACCATAATAGTTCGGGTTGGAGGTAAACTGCGCTAGCTCCCAAAGCGCCTCGGCAGCCAGCTCCGGATCACGGCTCGCATTCTGGTTCTTCACGGCCATAAAGGTGCCTACAGCGGCATCCGGATCGGTGGCTTCAAGTTGGCGCGCATGTTCTAAAGTATAAGGGGGTAAGCCTTGAGGGCCTCGGTTGCACCCTGTCAGTAGGGCACCGAGAACGATGAGAATAACACTAAACACCAAGAAACGCTGTGTAACTTTCAACGACAATCTCCTCATAAGTTGCAGGTGGATCCGAGATCTACTCCTAATGCGAGAGGTGCAACGGCCGTCTTCACGGTACCGGATCGTACCCTCCTATCGAAAGAGGGTTGCACCGCACAATCCGTCGTAGCCCTAAAGCCACACCCGTGTAAACCCCGTATTTTTCGATGGCCTGGATCATATATTCAGAACAGGAGGGGTAGTAGCGGCATACTCTTGGACGGTAGGGCCGCGTCGCTTGGTACATCCGGACCAAACCGATCAGTCCTTTGCGAATAAGCCAACTCATTCGCGCTGTAAAGCCCTGTTGTGTCAATCTAGCCCCCTGCTCCCTCTCCTCCACTGCTACTGTTCTCCCCTCCAGCCTCATCTAGAATACCTGCCTGCTGTAAAACCGCACTCACTGCAGTCAACACATCCGGCCATGCACGCTTTAACAGAGACGACCTCGCCACGAAAACAAGATCATAGGGCTCCTGTTTCAGTCTTTTTACCTGTAGCCGAACGGCCTCACGCAAGCGCCGACGCAATCGGTTGCGTATCACAGCCTTTCCGACTTTCTTGCTTACCACAAACCCAATGCGCGGATGCGATGGGTTTGAAGCGTCGTCTCCATTCCGTTTTCGCAGATAAAGCACCACATCTCGGTTTACCAACGAACGCCCCTCCCGATAGACAGCCTGAAAATCTTTACGAGCACGCAGGCGCAACGGACGCGGCAACATCGTTGTCTCTAAAAGGTGGCGTTCTGTAGTGCATACGGAATGAAGGCGCGAACGGTTTCCTACTTTTAGGCTCCTCTTCGCGCCTTCCGAATACCCCAGAGGCCCCAAACAGCATCGTTAGTGAACAAGTAGATGGCGACCCTTCTGCCGACGCCGACGCAGCACATTCCGTCCATCATGCGTGCGCATACGACTGCGAAAGCCGTGCACACGCTTGTGCCGCCTGTTATGGGGCTGATATGTTCGCTTCATTTCCCTCGTCTCCTCACGAACAATTGTCTCCTATTATAGCATGTTCAGAGCCTTTTTCGGAAGGGATGTTTGCTACTATTACTATACTGAAATCGCAAGCGCCATGGCATCTGCACCGACTCCCAAATAACCTGCCGCGTCATCTTTGAGCGCCCATGGCGCCTATCGGTAAAAACGATCGGCACCTCCACAATACGCAAGCCTGCACGGTAAGCCCGAAAAACCATTTCGACGGCAAAAGCATAGCCCTCCGAAACCACCTCCTCCAGATTCAGGCGCTGCAGGGCCGAGGCGCGCCAACAGCGAAAGCCCGAGGTGGCATCTCTTACCGGAACGCCGGTGATAAGATGGACATAAAAGTTAGCCCACCGACTTAACAATACACGATGAAACGGCCAATCGCGTACACCGCCCCCTTTTACATAACGCGAGCCTAAAACAACATCCGCCCCCTCAGCCGCTTCTATCAGATTAGGCAGGTAGCGTGGATCATGCGAGAGGTCGGCATCCATCTGAACAATGTATTCATAACACCCCTCCTGTAAAAGGCGCGAAAAAGCTTCACGGTAGGCACGCCCTAATCCGCGCGGCCCCTCCCGCCGATAGACACAAAGCCCATCATGCTGAGAACGTAGTCCTTCTGCTATCTCGGCAGTACCGTCGGGCGATCCATCATCCACAACCCACAGGTGCGTTCCAGGCAATGCCGCATATACCTGATGAACTACTAGTGCGATGTTCTCCGCCTCATTATAGGTTGGTATAACGACTACAACCCGCTTCAAAGCGCTTGCCCTCTCATCCCCCTCTCTTTCCATCGAGAGAACAGAAGCTGTAACGCGGCGATTTCAGCACGTTTCGAGGCCACACGATGCGCCCTCGCTCTTTAGAGGCCTTAGCATGAGGTTGCGGATGATCTCTTCAGGGGAAAACCCCTCAAAAAGTAGGCGGTGTAAAGCCTGGCTCAAAGGCATCTCCACCCCATAACGTCGCGCCAGGTCGCATAAGACGCGCGTCGTCGGCACCCCTTCGGCCACTTGCCCGATCTCACGTAGAACCTCTTCAAGTGCTTTCCCTTGCCCGATTCCATATCCCACACGGTAGTTACGCGACAGGCGGCTATGGGCCGTGGCGATAAGATCTCCCACTCCGGAAAGACCGGAAAAGGTCTCCGCTTTGGCTCCCTGCGCCCTACCGAGTCGGATCGTCTCCATCAATCCACGCGTCATAAAAGCAGCCCGCGCATTATCTCCATAACCAAGGGCATCGCAAACCCCTATGCCGATGGCGATTGCATTTTTTACAGCTCCCCCCAGCTCTACTCCAACCACATCTGCGCTGGTATAAACGCGAAAAGTGGGCACAGCTTGTTGTGCGAAAACCTGCTGAATGTGACGAGCGGTTTCCTCATAAAAGGCGGCCACCACGGTGGCTGTCGGCACCCCTCGTGCCATCTCGACAGCTAAATTGGGGCCGGACAACACTGCCAACCGCTTCTCTACCTGAGGAATCACCTCCATGAGAACTTGACTCATTCGAAAGCCCGTCCCCTCCTCCAGCCCCTTGGTAGCAGAAAGCACAAAGGCGCTCGGCGGCAGTAAAGGCCGAATGGATTCGGCCACCGAGCGCACCGCATCGCTTGGAACCGCAAAAATGACTCCCTCGGTTTCCGTCAGAGCTTCCTCAAGGCATGAGGTAATCTCGATATTTAAAGGTAGGGGAAAACCAGGAAGATAGCGCCGGTTCTCTCGCTCGCGTCGTAACGCCTCCGCATGCTCCGGGTTTCGCGCCCAAAGGCAAACGCGATGGGCGTTGTCGGCCAAAATAAGAGCTAATGCCGTTCCCCAGCTCCCGGCTCCCAATATAGCCAGACGTCTCTGGGCAACCCCTCGATCGACTAGGGAAGCCAAATCTCCTCTCTCCATGCCTATTAACGACAAACCTACTCCCTTGGCAGATAGTCTAAAACTGTGCCAAATAAAGCCACAGGGCTTCCTAAGGTGCCCTCAAAGTCTACCCCAATTTCCCTAAACTGCGCCTCTCATACAGCAGCGCCCGCACCACAATGGACTTTAGGAGAAAAGGCAAGGATATCCTTTACAAGCCTCGGTGAATGGTGTTCATTCTCTGCCGAAGCGATGCGAAAGGCCAGGACGCGACCACAGACCAGCCTCAGATCACTGGCCCGCTAGCCACCTCATACTCGCCCTGAATGCCCTTTACGATATGTGTAGCCCTACGACGCCAATAGTTGCCGAAATAGGATGCCAAACGCACCGCCTCTTGTGGATAGACATCTATGAGATTGCGGGTTTCACGCGGATCCTCTAGAAGGTTATACAGCTCATCGGTCTCACCTTCAGGCCTCTGGATATAACTCCAAATGCCATCACGAATGCAGCGATCGACCCCTGCATGGTAGCCAGCAATCACTGCCTCCCGATGCTTCTCCTCCTGCCCCAAGAGAACGGGAGCAAACGACCTCCCATGCATCGAGGCCGCATCGTTCTTTAATCCTATCAACTCAAGCAGCGTCGGCAGAAGATCGGGGAACTGTACCAACGCTTTGGTTCTACGCGGTGCGCCGTTTGGCAGACGCACCAGAAAAGGAACTTTAAGTAGCTCCGAGTAGAGCCTATCGGCCCCTTTTAAGAACTTTCCGTGATCGGCCAACGGATGACCATGGTCGGCCAGCAGCACGATGATCGAATCGTCGAAATAGCCGTTCTCAGCTAGGCACGTAAATAACGGCTCAAGGCAGTGATCTACAAAGCTTACCTCGCCGGCGTAAAGCCCGCGGATATAGGCTATCTGCTCTTCTGTAGCCCACGCGGCAGCCTGCCCGCCCATCGGCATAATAAGCCGTGGGCCTTTGTAAGAGGGATCGGTGTAGGTATCAAAGCGTTTTGGCGGATCCCAAGGCTCATGGGGATCAAAAGAGTCGATCCAACAGAAAATTTTTTCATGACACCGGTTTTTCTTTAACCAATCGCAGGCTTGCTCCACAACTTTGGCCGGAAACCAGTCGGTCTCTTGAGTAAAATCGTCGGTATTCGCCAGAAACTGTGCCACTAACTGACGCCACTGAGGGGGGTAGTTTTCATTCACATAGCTCGTAACATTACGCCGCGTGGGGGCGGAGTTGTAAGGGTCATACTCTTGTCCCCGAATCCAATGGTAGGCGTTAAAGCCGCGGTGATAGTTCATTCCAGGAGCGCGATAGTGATAGGTGTCTGAGATAAGACCGCAAACATATCCTTCTTTTCGCAAAATCTCCGCCATGGGAATATCGGTTGGCGCAAGCGGTTGCCACGGACGATAGGGCAAGGAGAACTGGCCGGTCATCAGCTCCATCCGTATGGGGATGGTGGGTAGACCGCAGGGATAGGCGTTTTCAAACGCCACGCACTGCTGGGCGAAAGCATCTATGTTGGGCGTTCGACAGGCTGGGATCCCCTCAAAAGCTGGTTTGCCTTGATGATAGAAACTGACATGATCCTGACGAAGCGAATCCAGACAGATGATAATGATGTTCATTGAGTCTCTCCACAAAGAGCCTTTGCATTGGGTTAGGGTAAGTTTCTACGAACTCCTAAGCCTTCCCTGCCTAAGACACTTCAGTTGCCATAAGAGGAAGGGACGCGAAATAACCCTCAACAGACGCACCCCTAACAAAATAGGGATATAAGTGCCCAAATCGCAATTTATAGGACGTACTTTCAGCTAACAGCCCTGCGCCCAAGGTGCGGTCTTGATGATCTCTCGTATGGTTTCCGGAGTAAAGCCCAGCTTCTCCGCCCCCCGAACAACATCCTCAAAATCAACACCATATCGGTTTTGTTTATGCGGATCGCAGAGTCCGGCTACGTTCAGATTCTCGACGGCCTCGGCAACGGCACGCTCGAAGCAGAGAAGGGCTGCAGGAGTTGGTTGTTCCAACACTGCGTCCAGCATTGCCTCACACCGCGCCCAGCCTTCCATAAAGTCCTTGCGGTCTTCTGCCATATAGTGCGCCGCCAAATTTGGGCGGCGGAGCCTTCGGGCCATTTCGGAAAAGCTAGCGGCAGCAAAGTAGAACATGCTGAGGGCTGCAAACAGGGGAAAGCAGCCCATCGCTTTACGGCAAGCGGCCACATAACGTGCAGTGAAATCGGCCTCGGCCAGCGCAACCTCTGCGTAGATCGGCAGGGCTCGGGAAAGGTGAGACTCTTCCAAACCGTGCTGCCAGATGGTTGCCAGCCGTAATATGCCTAGCAAGTTGAGCGGAAACCCCGTTGAGAACAACGGGTCAATGGAGGCCATCGCCGAAGGCAGCATCGCCCACCCCTCTCCAACCACGCTCTGACTTCGCCATGGCAGGCTAGGAACGAAAATAAAGGGCCTTATCGTTTGTGCCCCGTCGAAAAGCTCTTGCAGAGAGGGATAACGGGCTAGCAGTCGCTTCCATCCTCCCTCAGGATCGGCCGCCACACCCAGCTGCACCGCCAGCGTCTCATCAAGTGCAGCGCCCGCACTTGTTATGCCGTTATTAAATCGCAGCACCCATATCCAGCCCCCATTAAAAAGATGATGCACGGCCGCATCGTCCATGGGATAAGGCGCTGGACAAGGTAAAACGTAGTCGGGAACGGTTTCACATCGTCTGACATCGGTGAAATGCGTATAGACCGCCTGCGTTTTTGGGTAGTTAGAAAATCCTCTATTCGGAATGACGAAAGCGCGTGAAAGAAACCCTCGGGGACCACTTGCATCCACCACAAACCGACAGGAAAAGACCATCGGTTTGCCCAACCGTTCTCCTTCAAGCCGCCATCCACCGCCCGGTTGCCGCTGCAAACGAACGAGATCCGTGTGGTCGGTATAGTCTACGCCCA of Chthonomonas calidirosea T49 contains these proteins:
- a CDS encoding acyl-CoA thioesterase, translated to MSEPVVLHSKQHVYFDMMDPQHHLHNAEYLVLFERARFELWRALGEGAYPENPDLDWPYVVARNEINYRAPIEHIQPVDIFVTVSRLGNSSLTLSFKMYREDGELAADGITVIVRVDPQTRRPRPWSEKFRSLIAPYCADAKSE
- a CDS encoding protein jag; the encoded protein is MSNPIDSETLSEQQRIALQLMNEICDRLPHDVRPVGREMQGCYFYVELVGEDAQRYWGHAGKSLDALQFIANNILVRRVHGELRLVLDADGYRERRAAALRARALELAQEVKAMNQEAELEPLPPHERRIIHKALADDPDVRTYSEGEEPDRRIIISPRE
- a CDS encoding YidC/Oxa1 family membrane protein insertase; protein product: MKVTQRFLVFSVILIVLGALLTGCNRGPQGLPPYTLEHARQLEATDPDAAVGTFMAVKNQNASRDPELAAEALWELAQFTSNPNYYGTPAQIHAADPEHLTPEALHELDAKHAQGDLLARQALIELKRSFANTKVAQNPQVDQLLKVVDERIDRRNSHSLGYKFIDALVAITGRNPDFSYWFALVLLAIIVRALTFPLMLRIYANQREMQRMQPIIREIQARYKDEPQVMFRKVQEAYKEHGVNQFASCLPMLIQYPLLILMFEWIRAYEIHFANGHFLWIGSHLADRFPGIVAHNLAEMDVPLLLIYAASMYLSIKLTPVSDPQMAQQQQTSSLIMTFIMIYFFYQEGWSSAFLLYWLVLNLISAAQQYYYIYRPTKLAQATAGNGAVTLKVTWENGKGGERDGQSSPVSSTSASPSASSSPSRSSSARPAPRPRRKKR
- the yidD gene encoding membrane protein insertion efficiency factor YidD — its product is MRKGLIGLVRMYQATRPYRPRVCRYYPSCSEYMIQAIEKYGVYTGVALGLRRIVRCNPLSIGGYDPVP
- the rnpA gene encoding ribonuclease P protein component, encoding MLPRPLRLRARKDFQAVYREGRSLVNRDVVLYLRKRNGDDASNPSHPRIGFVVSKKVGKAVIRNRLRRRLREAVRLQVKRLKQEPYDLVFVARSSLLKRAWPDVLTAVSAVLQQAGILDEAGGENSSSGGEGAGG
- the rpmH gene encoding 50S ribosomal protein L34 — translated: MKRTYQPHNRRHKRVHGFRSRMRTHDGRNVLRRRRQKGRHLLVH
- a CDS encoding polyprenol monophosphomannose synthase encodes the protein MKRVVVVIPTYNEAENIALVVHQVYAALPGTHLWVVDDGSPDGTAEIAEGLRSQHDGLCVYRREGPRGLGRAYREAFSRLLQEGCYEYIVQMDADLSHDPRYLPNLIEAAEGADVVLGSRYVKGGGVRDWPFHRVLLSRWANFYVHLITGVPVRDATSGFRCWRASALQRLNLEEVVSEGYAFAVEMVFRAYRAGLRIVEVPIVFTDRRHGRSKMTRQVIWESVQMPWRLRFQYSNSSKHPFRKRL
- a CDS encoding NAD(P)H-dependent glycerol-3-phosphate dehydrogenase; the encoded protein is MASLVDRGVAQRRLAILGAGSWGTALALILADNAHRVCLWARNPEHAEALRRERENRRYLPGFPLPLNIEITSCLEEALTETEGVIFAVPSDAVRSVAESIRPLLPPSAFVLSATKGLEEGTGFRMSQVLMEVIPQVEKRLAVLSGPNLAVEMARGVPTATVVAAFYEETARHIQQVFAQQAVPTFRVYTSADVVGVELGGAVKNAIAIGIGVCDALGYGDNARAAFMTRGLMETIRLGRAQGAKAETFSGLSGVGDLIATAHSRLSRNYRVGYGIGQGKALEEVLREIGQVAEGVPTTRVLCDLARRYGVEMPLSQALHRLLFEGFSPEEIIRNLMLRPLKSEGASCGLETC
- a CDS encoding sulfatase is translated as MNIIIICLDSLRQDHVSFYHQGKPAFEGIPACRTPNIDAFAQQCVAFENAYPCGLPTIPIRMELMTGQFSLPYRPWQPLAPTDIPMAEILRKEGYVCGLISDTYHYRAPGMNYHRGFNAYHWIRGQEYDPYNSAPTRRNVTSYVNENYPPQWRQLVAQFLANTDDFTQETDWFPAKVVEQACDWLKKNRCHEKIFCWIDSFDPHEPWDPPKRFDTYTDPSYKGPRLIMPMGGQAAAWATEEQIAYIRGLYAGEVSFVDHCLEPLFTCLAENGYFDDSIIVLLADHGHPLADHGKFLKGADRLYSELLKVPFLVRLPNGAPRRTKALVQFPDLLPTLLELIGLKNDAASMHGRSFAPVLLGQEEKHREAVIAGYHAGVDRCIRDGIWSYIQRPEGETDELYNLLEDPRETRNLIDVYPQEAVRLASYFGNYWRRRATHIVKGIQGEYEVASGPVI
- a CDS encoding NAD(P)/FAD-dependent oxidoreductase, giving the protein MDFDIAIVGSGFGGSILGMIARRLGYRVLLVERGTHPRFAIGESTSPLFNLLLEETAERYDLPVLRILSAYGSWQRTYPQVACGLKRGFTFFEHIEGRHCNASTDPASQLMVAASPCDEVADTHWYRADVDALLVEEAQRMGVDYTDHTDLVRLQRQPGGGWRLEGERLGKPMVFSCRFVVDASGPRGFLSRAFVIPNRGFSNYPKTQAVYTHFTDVRRCETVPDYVLPCPAPYPMDDAAVHHLFNGGWIWVLRFNNGITSAGAALDETLAVQLGVAADPEGGWKRLLARYPSLQELFDGAQTIRPFIFVPSLPWRSQSVVGEGWAMLPSAMASIDPLFSTGFPLNLLGILRLATIWQHGLEESHLSRALPIYAEVALAEADFTARYVAACRKAMGCFPLFAALSMFYFAAASFSEMARRLRRPNLAAHYMAEDRKDFMEGWARCEAMLDAVLEQPTPAALLCFERAVAEAVENLNVAGLCDPHKQNRYGVDFEDVVRGAEKLGFTPETIREIIKTAPWAQGC